GCTGTATTTCGCAACGCGATTATGTGTTTGCATCTGCGACAACCTCACTCCTCGGTCCGGTTTGACGCCGGACTGCCGGGCTTTTTAGCGCCGAAAGACGATTCTGTCTACCAAAGCACAAGAATTTGTCTGTTTTTCAAGCCGACTTCTGTCGCCCCCGGTCAAGGCTGCCCGGGCGCAGGGGGCGCTGCATTGAACAGCGGAACAGTGGCAATGGCCATCTTGGCCGAGCCTTCGGTGACCTCATTGGCATGGGCCAGATAGATCAGGACCTGGTTCTTCTCGTCCAGAACCCGTTTCACCCGCAGCGATTTGAAGATCAGGGACCGGCTTTCGCTGAAGACATTTTCTCCATCGGGTGCCCGTGAAATGTCATCGATGTCGATCGGTCCCGTCTGTGCGCATTCGATGGCACTGTTGGAGGGATCCTCGAACCAGTTACCCTTGCTCAACCTGTCGATGACCGAGCGTTTGAAATAGGCAAGATGGCAGGTGACACCACCGACAGCAGTGTCTTCGAAGGATTCGATGATGATGTCGTTGCCGACCCAGTCGACGCCAATTTCCCCCACCGTCTCGGCAAAGGCGCCA
This is a stretch of genomic DNA from Paracoccus seriniphilus. It encodes these proteins:
- a CDS encoding CreA family protein, giving the protein MRKLLLFLSVMPFGAFAETVGEIGVDWVGNDIIIESFEDTAVGGVTCHLAYFKRSVIDRLSKGNWFEDPSNSAIECAQTGPIDIDDISRAPDGENVFSESRSLIFKSLRVKRVLDEKNQVLIYLAHANEVTEGSAKMAIATVPLFNAAPPAPGQP